Proteins found in one Serratia plymuthica genomic segment:
- the dnaG gene encoding DNA primase, whose protein sequence is MAGRIPRVFINDLLARTDIVDLIDARVKLKKQGKNYHACCPFHHEKTPSFTVNGDKQFYHCFGCGAHGNAVDFLMNYDRLEFVETIEELATMHGLEVPYEAGTGPTQIERHQRQSLYQLMEQLSAFYQQSLHQPSGTPARNYLQQRGLSDDVIRHFAIGFAPAGWDNALKRFGRDADARLALNDAGMLVTNDQGRSYDRFRERVMFPIRDKRGRVIAFGGRVLGDGMPKYLNSPETEVFHKGRQLYGLYEAQQNHPTPQRLLVVEGYMDVVALAQYGIDYAVASLGTSTTAEHIQLLFRATDNVVCCYDGDRAGREAAWRALETALPYLNDGRQLRFMFLPDGEDPDTLVRKEGKDAFEQRMELAQPLSTFLFETLMPQVDLSSPDGRAKLSTLALPLITQVPGETLRLYLRQQLGSKLGLLDDSQLDKLMPKQAENANTYQAPQLKRTTMRILIGLLVQNPQLATLIPSLEGLEQTKQAGLPLFVELVQTCLAQPGLTTGQLLEQYRDNKLSQQLETLATWNHMIVEDRVEQTFLDTLASLYDSVLEQRLETLIAQARTHGLSPEEREEVRSLNQVLAKKN, encoded by the coding sequence ATCGACGCGCGGGTAAAGCTCAAGAAGCAAGGCAAGAACTATCACGCGTGCTGTCCGTTCCACCACGAAAAAACGCCTTCATTTACCGTTAATGGCGATAAGCAGTTTTACCACTGTTTTGGTTGTGGTGCGCACGGTAACGCCGTCGACTTTCTGATGAATTACGACAGACTCGAGTTTGTCGAAACCATCGAAGAGCTGGCGACCATGCACGGGCTGGAAGTGCCTTACGAGGCAGGAACCGGGCCGACCCAGATCGAACGTCATCAGCGTCAGAGCCTGTATCAACTGATGGAACAGCTCAGTGCGTTCTATCAACAGTCACTGCATCAGCCTTCCGGCACGCCGGCGCGCAATTATCTGCAACAGCGCGGGCTCAGTGACGACGTTATCCGCCATTTTGCCATCGGCTTTGCACCTGCCGGTTGGGATAACGCATTGAAACGTTTTGGTCGTGATGCCGACGCGCGTCTCGCATTGAACGATGCAGGCATGCTGGTGACTAACGATCAAGGCCGATCGTACGATCGTTTCCGTGAGCGCGTGATGTTCCCTATTCGCGACAAACGCGGGCGAGTGATCGCCTTTGGCGGGCGCGTATTGGGTGACGGCATGCCGAAATACCTGAACTCGCCGGAAACCGAAGTATTCCACAAGGGTCGTCAGTTGTACGGCCTGTATGAAGCGCAGCAGAACCACCCTACCCCGCAACGTTTGCTGGTAGTGGAAGGCTATATGGACGTGGTGGCGTTGGCGCAATACGGCATCGATTATGCCGTCGCCTCGCTCGGAACCTCAACGACGGCTGAACATATTCAGCTGCTGTTCCGCGCCACCGACAACGTTGTCTGCTGCTATGACGGTGACAGAGCCGGTCGCGAAGCGGCCTGGCGCGCACTGGAAACCGCGCTGCCCTATCTGAACGACGGGCGCCAACTGCGGTTTATGTTTTTGCCCGACGGCGAAGACCCGGACACATTGGTCCGAAAAGAAGGCAAAGACGCCTTCGAGCAGCGAATGGAGCTGGCGCAGCCGCTTTCCACTTTCCTGTTCGAAACGCTGATGCCGCAGGTGGATTTGAGCAGCCCGGACGGCCGCGCCAAGCTGAGCACGCTGGCGCTACCGCTGATTACTCAGGTGCCGGGCGAAACGTTGCGCTTGTACCTGCGCCAACAGCTCGGCAGCAAGCTTGGCCTGCTCGATGACAGCCAGCTCGACAAGCTGATGCCCAAACAGGCTGAAAATGCGAATACTTATCAGGCGCCCCAGCTAAAACGCACAACCATGCGTATACTGATAGGGTTACTGGTACAAAATCCGCAACTGGCTACACTTATCCCTTCACTCGAGGGATTGGAGCAGACCAAACAGGCGGGTTTACCGCTATTTGTCGAGCTGGTGCAGACCTGCCTGGCTCAGCCGGGGCTGACAACCGGCCAATTGCTGGAGCAGTATCGCGACAACAAATTGAGCCAGCAGCTTGAAACCTTGGCGACATGGAACCATATGATCGTTGAGGACAGGGTCGAGCAGACATTTTTGGATACCTTGGCCAGCCTGTACGACTCCGTACTGGAGCAACGGCTGGAGACATTGATCGCGCAGGCCAGAACGCACGGCCTGAGCCCGGAAGAACGTGAAGAAGTCCGTTCTCTCAATCAGGTTTTAGCGAAGAAAAACTGA
- the rpoD gene encoding RNA polymerase sigma factor RpoD codes for MEQNPQSQLKLLVQRGKEQGYLTYAEVNDHLPEDIVDSDQIEDIIQMINDMGIQVMEEAPDADDLLLAENSNSTDEDAEEAAAQVLSSVESEIGRTTDPVRMYMREMGTVELLTREGEIDIAKRIEDGINQVQCSVAEYPEAITYLLEQYDRVEAGEARLSDLITGFVDPNAEEDIAPTATHVGSELSTEEQNDDEEDEDEDDDAEDDNSIDPELARQKFTDLRDQYEATRLVIKKNGRSHASAAEEILKLSEVFKQFRLVPKQFDFLVNSMRIMMDRVRTQERIIMKLCVEQCKMPKKNFVTLFAGNETSNSWFEAALAMAKPWSEKLKDVTDDVQRSLQKLRQIEEETGLTIEQVKDINRRMSIGEAKARRAKKEMVEANLRLVISIAKKYTNRGLQFLDLIQEGNIGLMKAVDKFEYRRGYKFSTYATWWIRQAITRSIADQARTIRIPVHMIETINKLNRISRQMLQEMGREPTPEELAERMLMPEDKIRKVLKIAKEPISMETPIGDDEDSHLGDFIEDTTLELPLDSATSESLRSATHDVLAGLTAREAKVLRMRFGIDMNTDHTLEEVGKQFDVTRERIRQIEAKALRKLRHPSRSEVLRSFLDD; via the coding sequence ATGGAGCAAAACCCGCAGTCACAGCTTAAACTTCTTGTCCAACGTGGTAAGGAGCAAGGCTATCTGACCTATGCTGAGGTCAATGACCATCTGCCGGAAGATATCGTCGACTCCGATCAGATCGAAGACATCATCCAGATGATTAACGACATGGGCATCCAGGTGATGGAAGAAGCCCCGGACGCCGATGACCTGTTGCTGGCTGAAAACTCAAACAGCACAGACGAAGATGCGGAAGAAGCTGCCGCTCAAGTCCTGTCCAGCGTTGAATCTGAAATTGGCCGTACCACCGACCCGGTGCGCATGTACATGCGCGAAATGGGTACCGTTGAACTGCTGACGCGCGAAGGCGAAATCGACATCGCCAAGCGTATTGAAGACGGTATCAACCAGGTTCAGTGCTCGGTTGCCGAATACCCTGAAGCCATTACCTATCTGCTGGAGCAGTACGATCGCGTTGAAGCCGGCGAAGCTCGCCTGTCCGACCTGATCACCGGCTTCGTCGATCCTAATGCGGAAGAGGACATCGCCCCAACCGCAACGCACGTCGGTTCTGAGCTGTCGACCGAAGAGCAGAACGACGACGAAGAAGACGAAGATGAAGACGACGACGCTGAAGACGACAACAGCATCGATCCGGAGCTGGCACGTCAGAAATTCACCGACCTGCGCGATCAGTATGAAGCGACCCGTCTGGTCATCAAAAAGAACGGCCGTAGCCACGCCAGCGCAGCAGAAGAAATTCTGAAGCTGTCTGAGGTGTTCAAGCAGTTCCGCCTGGTGCCAAAACAGTTCGACTTCCTGGTCAACAGCATGCGCATCATGATGGACCGCGTTCGCACCCAGGAACGTATCATCATGAAGCTGTGCGTTGAACAGTGCAAAATGCCGAAGAAAAACTTCGTCACTTTGTTCGCCGGCAACGAAACCAGCAACTCCTGGTTCGAAGCGGCGCTGGCGATGGCCAAGCCATGGTCAGAAAAGCTGAAAGACGTAACGGATGACGTACAGCGCAGCCTGCAAAAACTGCGTCAGATCGAAGAAGAGACCGGCCTGACCATCGAGCAGGTGAAGGACATCAACCGTCGCATGTCTATCGGCGAAGCGAAAGCCCGCCGTGCGAAGAAAGAGATGGTTGAAGCCAACTTGCGTCTGGTTATCTCTATCGCCAAGAAATACACCAACCGCGGTCTGCAGTTCCTGGATCTGATTCAGGAAGGCAACATCGGTTTGATGAAAGCGGTAGACAAGTTCGAATACCGCCGTGGTTATAAGTTCTCAACTTACGCCACCTGGTGGATCCGTCAGGCCATCACCCGCTCTATCGCCGACCAGGCGCGTACCATCCGCATTCCGGTGCATATGATTGAGACCATCAACAAACTCAACCGTATTTCGCGCCAGATGCTGCAAGAGATGGGCCGCGAACCGACGCCGGAAGAGCTGGCTGAACGTATGCTGATGCCGGAAGACAAAATCCGCAAAGTGCTGAAGATCGCCAAAGAGCCGATCTCCATGGAAACGCCGATTGGTGATGATGAAGATTCACATCTGGGCGATTTCATCGAGGATACCACCCTCGAGCTGCCGTTGGATTCTGCCACCTCGGAAAGCCTGCGCTCTGCGACGCACGACGTATTGGCCGGCCTGACCGCCCGTGAAGCGAAAGTGCTGCGCATGCGTTTCGGCATCGATATGAACACTGACCACACGCTGGAAGAAGTGGGCAAACAGTTCGACGTTACCCGTGAGCGTATTCGTCAGATCGAAGCCAAAGCACTGCGTAAACTGCGCCACCCAAGCCGTTCCGAAGTGCTGCGCAGCTTCCTGGACGACTAA
- the mug gene encoding G/U mismatch-specific DNA glycosylase yields MNLLAPNLRVVFCGINPGLSSAHQGYPFANGSNRFWKVLHQAGFTQCQLAPEQWQQLQDTGCGITALVARPTVAASEVTREELRSGGEALKDKILQFQPRALAVLGKQAFSSAFGVKNAPWGRQEMTIGKTEVWVLPNPSGLNRATLEQLTESYRELFLALE; encoded by the coding sequence ATGAATCTTTTGGCGCCAAACTTGCGGGTGGTGTTTTGCGGCATCAATCCCGGCCTTTCCTCCGCCCATCAGGGCTATCCCTTTGCCAATGGCAGCAACCGTTTCTGGAAGGTCCTGCATCAGGCCGGTTTCACCCAGTGCCAACTGGCGCCGGAGCAGTGGCAGCAGTTGCAGGACACCGGTTGCGGCATCACCGCTTTGGTGGCGCGCCCGACGGTAGCGGCGAGCGAAGTGACGCGTGAAGAGTTGCGCAGCGGCGGTGAAGCGCTAAAAGACAAAATCCTGCAATTCCAGCCGCGTGCATTGGCGGTTCTGGGCAAGCAGGCGTTCAGCAGCGCCTTCGGGGTGAAAAATGCGCCCTGGGGGCGGCAGGAGATGACGATCGGCAAAACCGAGGTGTGGGTATTGCCTAATCCCAGCGGGCTGAACCGCGCCACGCTGGAGCAGCTTACCGAGAGCTACCGCGAGCTGTTCCTGGCGCTGGAGTGA